GCGGTAGTTGTACATCCACTGGCTGTAGTCGGTGCTGTCCTGCTCGCGCAGGAACGCTTCGCCGATCGCTTTCTCCTGGCCGCGCACGCGCACCGCCAGGCCGGGGTTGGCGACGCCGCCGGCGATCAGCTCGGCGACGAACTCCGCCGCGCCTTCGGTCAGCGACATCAGCCGCACGTTGCCGCGCGGGTCTCCCGGCGGCAATTCCAGCGCGGCAGCGGGCTGCTGGATGTGGGCGTACTCGTGCGCGATCACCCGCACGAAG
The genomic region above belongs to Salifodinibacter halophilus and contains:
- a CDS encoding lytic murein transglycosylase: FVRVIAHEYAHIQQPAAALELPPGDPRGNVRLMSLTEGAAEFVAELIAGGVANPGLAVRVRGQEKAIGEAFLREQDSTDYSQWMYNYR